The Phycisphaerales bacterium AB-hyl4 genome contains a region encoding:
- a CDS encoding GntR family transcriptional regulator yields MVGDLKQKAGQWFPMTSLTRYAKYLNLSHALKAQIQGGVYGPNGRLPTEQELSATYKVSRNTVRQAISLLESENYLVRRQGAGTFVADLAENGQPRRELTSLVMMVVDSVLQENAYYLSEMVTAEQWLSERGIAITSANLITRDLIRGRRPAALTQAHCQGLLLDGWVTDLHCAVMEELKLPYLVVGNHPVSAWVPQVRLDIKAIVGAMIDHLVATCPKQPIAMLLKASPTLQITQELLMAYMAAVQKLPQKGAILQMATEATSEAAINRMLDMQGQPFSLITTEAEVGAVVNAYRQRELSTERYPIVTFANPAALEPVERAYTHVMPHRGDLMIIEAITHFLAAYEQGRETIHELVGPRDIVPPSGA; encoded by the coding sequence TCTGAAGCAAAAAGCAGGGCAGTGGTTTCCCATGACCTCCCTTACCCGCTACGCAAAGTACCTGAACTTGAGCCACGCCCTGAAAGCGCAGATTCAGGGCGGTGTTTACGGCCCGAATGGCAGGCTCCCGACTGAGCAGGAGCTGTCGGCGACGTATAAGGTTTCGCGCAATACGGTTCGTCAGGCCATCTCGCTTCTGGAAAGTGAAAACTACCTGGTTCGCCGGCAGGGGGCTGGGACGTTCGTGGCGGATTTGGCTGAAAACGGCCAGCCCCGGCGTGAGTTGACGTCATTGGTGATGATGGTTGTTGATTCGGTTCTGCAAGAGAATGCCTACTACCTGTCTGAAATGGTGACAGCGGAACAATGGTTGTCTGAACGCGGTATTGCGATTACTTCGGCGAATCTGATCACGCGGGATCTGATCCGGGGGCGTCGCCCCGCCGCATTGACTCAGGCTCACTGTCAGGGGCTACTGCTGGATGGCTGGGTCACGGACCTTCATTGTGCGGTGATGGAGGAGTTGAAGCTGCCTTATCTGGTGGTGGGCAATCATCCGGTTTCCGCATGGGTTCCGCAGGTGCGTCTGGACATCAAAGCGATTGTTGGCGCGATGATTGACCACTTGGTTGCGACGTGCCCCAAGCAGCCGATTGCGATGCTGCTTAAGGCCTCGCCGACCCTGCAAATCACACAAGAGTTGCTCATGGCGTACATGGCGGCGGTGCAGAAACTGCCTCAGAAGGGTGCGATTCTTCAGATGGCGACGGAAGCTACGTCGGAAGCCGCCATCAACCGCATGTTGGACATGCAGGGCCAGCCGTTCTCGCTCATCACAACGGAAGCGGAGGTTGGTGCTGTTGTGAATGCCTACCGTCAGCGTGAGTTGAGTACGGAACGGTATCCCATCGTCACATTTGCCAACCCAGCGGCGCTTGAGCCGGTGGAGCGGGCGTACACGCACGTGATGCCTCATCGTGGGGATCTCATGATCATTGAGGCGATAACACATTTCCTGGCTGCTTACGAGCAGGGGCGGGAAACTATTCACGAATTGGTCGGGCCGAGGGACATCGTGCCTCCATCCGGCGCATGA